The Nakaseomyces glabratus chromosome D, complete sequence nucleotide sequence TTCCAGTGATGAGAACAGCCTAGGATACTGACCCATGATCcaaatatatttacatttAGCTGCATCTGTTGTCAGTTCTATTTCAGGAGACTCCCAACTATTAAGCACTGAGCAAAGTTGCTTTGCGAGCTCGGCATTGTTATTCGTGTGTCTTAACAGATCAATTGCTGCAGAACAGCAATCATCCTTGGACTTTTCCCGTACTTCTAGTAGTTCCACTAGAATATCCATTACTTTCTGAATAAACGGCAAATCTGAATACTTGATTGCTAATTGAGACAAAGCTAGGATAACTCTGCTAACGAATTCTGGTTCAAAATCCATAGCATACTCCTTCAGTTCGGCCAATAGTAGATTACATTGTTTCAAGTTAGATGGATCAACCAGTCTAACTAGAATATCAATCTTCTCAACTTTAACATATAATGGGTCATTGAACTTAATATAGAATATTCTCAATTCCTTGGTCAATAGTTCTGGGTATTTTTCCAATACAATCCTAATATTCTTCAATGCTACATATTGCATCTCTGGAGGAGTAGACATTAGAGAAACAAGTGCAGAGGAGagtttcttcattattGATGCCCTCTTGCTACTGTTATCGGCAATGATTAGTGGCAGGTTCTGAATGATAACTTTAATTGTGGCCAGCACAACAGCTGGATTTACGTGTTGTAAATGTGCAGTAACtctatcaataatatcCTGTGCTTCAACACCATCTCTTGCGCTGTACTCTGCCAATGCTGTCAGTATTGTGATTCTGGCCCACTCAGTACATTCATTTAGTGCTAACAAAAACTGAGAGACATGGCTTTGAATTAGTTGAGGTAATTTCACGGCCGTTGGGTCCATATTGTTTATTTCCACTAGTGCGGCGGTGGCATTGGCCACCACCATTGGGTTGGAATCATCTAGGGCACTCTGAAGATCTTCTAACACGCCCAGTTCGACACATAGTTGTTTGTTCAATTGGAACAGCTTGGCAACACAGATGACTGCAGTCTTTCTAACGTACGGGTTATCATCCTGCAACGTCTTCCTCAGTGGTGTCTCGATATACTCTAGGATTTTTTCCACTCTAATCAGGGACATGGTCCTGATCGCCATACAACGGATCAATGGGTTAGGGTCTTGGGCATCCTGGATAAACGTATTGACAGCCAGGATACAAAGCTCTGGGTGCGTCTCTGCGTAGTTCATCACGTATAAGTACACCAGCTTCTTTTGTTCCACATCATTGGTAGCAATGTTCTTTAGCACATCCGGGAACAACGAGGAGACATCCTTACCCAGAGTCATCTGCTGTATGGTCTTCTTGATAGCATCCTTTCTGGTCTGCGAGTATGGTGACACCAGTCCGGCCCTCAATTCAGCCAGTTCACCTTTGCTGGATATTTTAGGTGCAACTCGTACCGAGTCCTTCAGGAACTTTTTAATCCTCTTGTCCAATGGTGGCATGATATGTGCAAGCGACTATTTCCAACGTGATTATTGTGTGGAGTTCAATTGCCTTGTGTATTATTCCAAGTGAACAAAGCcctttttgatttctattTAAAATGGTATTGCTGGCAATTTGAGGGCTATGAATTGTTCTAAAAACCTGAGATTACGATCACACAAGAAACCGTGGTAGAAGATACCACCAACAATGCAATAATAGCAAAAACTAGACTCGATGTGGATGTGAACAAGACTACATAAACTTTACCTTACGCTTAATCTACTAAAGACACCATCCTGCATTCCAGCTAACTCGAACCTATCAGAAGAATAAAAGACAACGCCACGGAATTGCAACTAGCATCTACAGATACAGAACAATTAATTCCCAAGTAGTTTGGAACAACAATGGCTATAACCTCTATAGCAACTTAATATTTGAATGGCACTTATGCCAATAGTGTTCAAAGAGTGCCTGGCAGCTATACACAGAGAGCCCAACAGCGAAAGAAACCGACAGCACTGCGAACGTCAACTAGGCACATGATGACATACCGTATAGTGAGATAACTCGTGACTTTTGTATTGAGTTCCAGAATATACGCAGAGAAATGGCCATCTCCAAGCGTATAGCATGGAACGTTTGGTGAAGATGCTCTCAAAGCCCAATtttcatgaaaaattttcaagtttGACCCAAATTCTGTTTTGCAAAGCTTTGAAGCATTGCggaatgaaaaaaaaaaattcgaTGAGGTGGTTGAGTTGTCTGTGCAGATGTTTTACTGGGTTAATTCAGTTTTCTTGCATTTGCCAATTggaaattatttttttctttggtgtaaaaattttttctctctactttttgcaacttttttttaatatataagaGCTTAgaataattctttttttatttctttgtatttctCTTACTAGttcatatttcttctttatatatttgaaagtcAGACATCCAGgtataatataatagaaatgGCATCTAACGAAGTTCTAGTTTTGAGAGGTACCCTAGAAGGTCACAACGGTTGGGTTACATCCTTGGCCACTTCTGCTGGTCAACCAAACTTGTTGTTGTCCGCTTCCCGTGACAAGACTTTGATCTCTTGGAAGTTGACTGGTGACGACCAAAAGTTCGGTGTCCCAGTTAAGTCCTTCAAGGGTCACTCCCACATTGTCCAAGACTGTACCTTGACCGAAAACGGTGCTTACGCTCTTTCCGGTTCTTGGGATAAGACTTTGAGACTATGGGATGTTGCCACCGGTGAAACTTTCCAAACTTTCGTCGGCCACAAGGGTGATGTCATGTCCGTTGCCATCGACAAGAAGGCTTCCATGATCATCTCTGGTTCCCGTGACAAGTCCATCAAGGTCTGGTCTATCAAGGGTGACTGTTTGGCCACTTTGATCGGTCACAACGACTGGGTCTCCCAAGTTAGAATCGCCAACTCCTCTGACGACGATGACAAGGTTACCGTTATCTCTGCCGGTAACGACAAGATGGTTAAGGTATgttaaattttattttcttcactAAACTAACCgatattgaattttttcctttgattACACTACGGCTCCTATTATTGGAAATTTGTGCGACATTTGGGTTATCAAACTGATTACCGATCATCTAACTGACACATACATGGGTATCAAATGCTGAAACAATTAACACTATTCAAATGATGtattacaaatatttgCTACTTCGGACGTTGCCTTCCACGGCTTCGAATGAGACATACTAATTATCACCAAGATCTCTGAtgaattaataaaaaattgtttctaGCCTTTGAAATCCTGATATGCCAGGGAAATGAATACTATGGTATTTCGATACACTTTGACAACATTATGGAACACAATCCAAAGTAATGGTGAATGTAATTAGGCAATATCGGATGGTACATGATAAATTTATGAACCATTTTTACTAACAATTTATGATACAAATTCTCTTTGTTTAACAACTACATTTCAAGTAGAGTCATATGACTTTTTTTGAAAACGTATGTTATTTGCAATATTGAATATGTAACAATTGCAACAGTCCTGGAACTTGAACCAATTCAAGATTGAAGCTGACTTCGTCGGTCACAACTCTAACGTCAACACTGTCACTGCTTCCCCAGATGGTTCTTTGATTGCCTCTGCCGGTAAGGACGGTGAAATTATGTTGTGGAACTCTGCTGCCAAGGTCCCAATGTACACCTTGTCTGCTGGTGACGAAGTTTACGCTTTGTCCTTCTCTCCAAACAGATACTGGTTGTGTGCTGCCACTGCCTCTGGTATCAAGATCTTCTCCTTGGACCCACAATGTCTATTGGATGACTTGAAGCCAGAATTCGCTGGTTACACTCAATCCGCTGAACCACATGCTGTTTCCTTGGCTTGGTCTTCTGACGGTCAAACTTTGTTCGCTGGTTACACTGACAACGTCATCAGAGTTTGGCAAGTCATGACCTCTAACTAAGTTTGAATAGAAGATAAGAGTTATTTAATCTCATCTTTTTATTTAGATATTTAGTTACTGGTCAATCACCATAAGAATTTTTACTTCTTAAACATGTTTAGCATCTATAAAATGGGCCCATTAATGGCTCCTTTTGATAGATTAGTTTTTCGGACTACATAATgtataataatgaaataatattaatcGGATACGTACAAACTTTTTTG carries:
- the APL2 gene encoding Apl2p (CAGL0D02068g~Ortholog(s) have clathrin binding activity, role in Golgi to vacuole transport, cellular response to drug and AP-1 adaptor complex, cytosol localization), translating into MPPLDKRIKKFLKDSVRVAPKISSKGELAELRAGLVSPYSQTRKDAIKKTIQQMTLGKDVSSLFPDVLKNIATNDVEQKKLVYLYVMNYAETHPELCILAVNTFIQDAQDPNPLIRCMAIRTMSLIRVEKILEYIETPLRKTLQDDNPYVRKTAVICVAKLFQLNKQLCVELGVLEDLQSALDDSNPMVVANATAALVEINNMDPTAVKLPQLIQSHVSQFLLALNECTEWARITILTALAEYSARDGVEAQDIIDRVTAHLQHVNPAVVLATIKVIIQNLPLIIADNSSKRASIMKKLSSALVSLMSTPPEMQYVALKNIRIVLEKYPELLTKELRIFYIKFNDPLYVKVEKIDILVRLVDPSNLKQCNLLLAELKEYAMDFEPEFVSRVILALSQLAIKYSDLPFIQKVMDILVELLEVREKSKDDCCSAAIDLLRHTNNNAELAKQLCSVLNSWESPEIELTTDAAKCKYIWIMGQYPRLFSSLESKMKGFVDNFVNENTSTQMSILITTVRLHNMLPSDLLQSVLDTSTKETKELDVRDMAMVYWRTLSLPNVDELINSLCSSQVPQINSTIDQFSPELLEKLLRQLGNISSINFKLDSGNKRVKYVQNIVNNKQLEELQDIAKNELENKANDDVLLDFGDEDDDMMSTSNNNNSTPQPSALSELDDLFGFSSTNATVGSVSQKVENLNINEKKSTTTQDLLDLF
- the ASC1 gene encoding 40S ribosomal protein RACK1 ASC1 (CAGL0D02090g~40S small subunit ribosomal protein); translated protein: MASNEVLVLRGTLEGHNGWVTSLATSAGQPNLLLSASRDKTLISWKLTGDDQKFGVPVKSFKGHSHIVQDCTLTENGAYALSGSWDKTLRLWDVATGETFQTFVGHKGDVMSVAIDKKASMIISGSRDKSIKVWSIKGDCLATLIGHNDWVSQVRIANSSDDDDKVTVISAGNDKMVKSWNLNQFKIEADFVGHNSNVNTVTASPDGSLIASAGKDGEIMLWNSAAKVPMYTLSAGDEVYALSFSPNRYWLCAATASGIKIFSLDPQCLLDDLKPEFAGYTQSAEPHAVSLAWSSDGQTLFAGYTDNVIRVWQVMTSN